The following proteins are co-located in the Triticum aestivum cultivar Chinese Spring chromosome 1A, IWGSC CS RefSeq v2.1, whole genome shotgun sequence genome:
- the LOC123053654 gene encoding uncharacterized protein isoform X1: MTSKKSNRPTVTSCTALHMEWDRISCPICMEQPHNAVLLICSSYKNGCRSYICNTSHRHSNCLDRFREMNGDSKVRDSHSTSSVLSNSNNRTVQPRSHYSMISRHLLSPSLRRHTDNANNQESANSTPFLGESSIIMQECHDAMQISVDMKCPLCRGSVSGWIPAGEVRKYLDEKSRCCSHDCCKFVGSYEQLREHARTAHLRAKSALVDISRKRSWDRLEREQEFGDVISAIRSQNPGAVIVGDYVIETRDAMSPDEDSGEESGDEWWSPAQDQVESPDRHRAPRPWLNGRLGSPTIWPDGRHAFPRFLPQPRPFSDRRSSRADWQGIRRSSAQSWLRQGFSNRHSRHTSSYRGYRHGIFDRRYAGNNRAGIDRRQDGPTFPPGRRQRLRYTQRSQHDP, translated from the coding sequence ATGACAAGTAAGAAAAGTAACAGACCTACAGTCACATCATGCACTGCTCTGCATATGGAATGGGACAGGATTTCTTGCCCTATTTGTATGGAGCAACCACACAATGCTGTTTTACTTATATGCAGTTCGTACAAGAATGGCTGCAGAAGTTATATTTGTAACACAAGCCATCGACACTCTAATTGCCTAGACCGGTTCAGAGAAATGAATGGAGATAGTAAGGTCCGTGATTCACACTCAACCTCTTCGGTGCTTTCAAACTCCAATAACAGAACAGTCCAACCAAGATCTCACTATAGTATGATTTCCAGACATTTGTTGAGCCCAAGCCTCAGAAGACACACTGACAATGCTAATAACCAAGAATCTGCTAATTCAACACCATTCTTAGGAGAAAGTAGCATTATAATGCAAGAATGTCATGATGCTATGCAAATTTCAGTTGACATGAAGTGTCCTCTCTGTAGAGGATCAGTATCAGGCTGGATTCCTGCTGGAGAAGTCAGAAAGTATCTGGACGAGAAGTCGAGGTGTTGCTCCCATGATTGCTGCAAATTTGTTGGTAGCTATGAGCAGCTGCGTGAGCATGCTAGAACAGCTCACCTGCGTGCAAAGTCTGCCCTTGTAGATATCTCAAGGAAAAGGTCTTGGGATCGCCTTGAACGTGAGCAGGAGTTTGGTGATGTGATTAGTGCAATCAGGTCACAGAATCCTGGTGCAGTAATAGTTGGTGACTATGTTATTGAGACTAGAGATGCAATGTCTCCTGATGAAGATTCTGGGGAAGAAAGTGGTGATGAGTGGTGGTCTCCTGCCCAAGACCAAGTAGAATCACCGGATAGACATCGTGCCCCTAGGCCCTGGCTGAATGGAAGACTAGGATCACCTACCATTTGGCCAGATGGAAGGCATGCCTTCCCTAGGTTTCTGCCACAGCCCAGGCCATTCAGTGATAGGCGCAGCTCACGTGCAGATTGGCAGGGCATCCGACGGTCAAGCGCGCAAAGCTGGCTGCGCCAGGGTTTCTCGAATCGGCACTCTAGGCACACCAGCAGTTACCGCGGATATCGCCATGGCATCTTTGATCGCCGTTACGCTGGAAACAATCGTGCAGGTATTGATAGGAGGCAGGATGGCCCAACATTTCCGCCGGGAAGACGGCAGCGTTTGAGATACACGCAAAGAAGCCAGCATGATCCATGA
- the LOC123053654 gene encoding uncharacterized protein isoform X2, whose amino-acid sequence MEIVRHLLSPSLRRHTDNANNQESANSTPFLGESSIIMQECHDAMQISVDMKCPLCRGSVSGWIPAGEVRKYLDEKSRCCSHDCCKFVGSYEQLREHARTAHLRAKSALVDISRKRSWDRLEREQEFGDVISAIRSQNPGAVIVGDYVIETRDAMSPDEDSGEESGDEWWSPAQDQVESPDRHRAPRPWLNGRLGSPTIWPDGRHAFPRFLPQPRPFSDRRSSRADWQGIRRSSAQSWLRQGFSNRHSRHTSSYRGYRHGIFDRRYAGNNRAGIDRRQDGPTFPPGRRQRLRYTQRSQHDP is encoded by the exons ATGGAGATAGTAAG ACATTTGTTGAGCCCAAGCCTCAGAAGACACACTGACAATGCTAATAACCAAGAATCTGCTAATTCAACACCATTCTTAGGAGAAAGTAGCATTATAATGCAAGAATGTCATGATGCTATGCAAATTTCAGTTGACATGAAGTGTCCTCTCTGTAGAGGATCAGTATCAGGCTGGATTCCTGCTGGAGAAGTCAGAAAGTATCTGGACGAGAAGTCGAGGTGTTGCTCCCATGATTGCTGCAAATTTGTTGGTAGCTATGAGCAGCTGCGTGAGCATGCTAGAACAGCTCACCTGCGTGCAAAGTCTGCCCTTGTAGATATCTCAAGGAAAAGGTCTTGGGATCGCCTTGAACGTGAGCAGGAGTTTGGTGATGTGATTAGTGCAATCAGGTCACAGAATCCTGGTGCAGTAATAGTTGGTGACTATGTTATTGAGACTAGAGATGCAATGTCTCCTGATGAAGATTCTGGGGAAGAAAGTGGTGATGAGTGGTGGTCTCCTGCCCAAGACCAAGTAGAATCACCGGATAGACATCGTGCCCCTAGGCCCTGGCTGAATGGAAGACTAGGATCACCTACCATTTGGCCAGATGGAAGGCATGCCTTCCCTAGGTTTCTGCCACAGCCCAGGCCATTCAGTGATAGGCGCAGCTCACGTGCAGATTGGCAGGGCATCCGACGGTCAAGCGCGCAAAGCTGGCTGCGCCAGGGTTTCTCGAATCGGCACTCTAGGCACACCAGCAGTTACCGCGGATATCGCCATGGCATCTTTGATCGCCGTTACGCTGGAAACAATCGTGCAGGTATTGATAGGAGGCAGGATGGCCCAACATTTCCGCCGGGAAGACGGCAGCGTTTGAGATACACGCAAAGAAGCCAGCATGATCCATGA
- the LOC123053654 gene encoding uncharacterized protein isoform X3, translating to MEIVRGSVSGWIPAGEVRKYLDEKSRCCSHDCCKFVGSYEQLREHARTAHLRAKSALVDISRKRSWDRLEREQEFGDVISAIRSQNPGAVIVGDYVIETRDAMSPDEDSGEESGDEWWSPAQDQVESPDRHRAPRPWLNGRLGSPTIWPDGRHAFPRFLPQPRPFSDRRSSRADWQGIRRSSAQSWLRQGFSNRHSRHTSSYRGYRHGIFDRRYAGNNRAGIDRRQDGPTFPPGRRQRLRYTQRSQHDP from the exons ATGGAGATAGTAAG AGGATCAGTATCAGGCTGGATTCCTGCTGGAGAAGTCAGAAAGTATCTGGACGAGAAGTCGAGGTGTTGCTCCCATGATTGCTGCAAATTTGTTGGTAGCTATGAGCAGCTGCGTGAGCATGCTAGAACAGCTCACCTGCGTGCAAAGTCTGCCCTTGTAGATATCTCAAGGAAAAGGTCTTGGGATCGCCTTGAACGTGAGCAGGAGTTTGGTGATGTGATTAGTGCAATCAGGTCACAGAATCCTGGTGCAGTAATAGTTGGTGACTATGTTATTGAGACTAGAGATGCAATGTCTCCTGATGAAGATTCTGGGGAAGAAAGTGGTGATGAGTGGTGGTCTCCTGCCCAAGACCAAGTAGAATCACCGGATAGACATCGTGCCCCTAGGCCCTGGCTGAATGGAAGACTAGGATCACCTACCATTTGGCCAGATGGAAGGCATGCCTTCCCTAGGTTTCTGCCACAGCCCAGGCCATTCAGTGATAGGCGCAGCTCACGTGCAGATTGGCAGGGCATCCGACGGTCAAGCGCGCAAAGCTGGCTGCGCCAGGGTTTCTCGAATCGGCACTCTAGGCACACCAGCAGTTACCGCGGATATCGCCATGGCATCTTTGATCGCCGTTACGCTGGAAACAATCGTGCAGGTATTGATAGGAGGCAGGATGGCCCAACATTTCCGCCGGGAAGACGGCAGCGTTTGAGATACACGCAAAGAAGCCAGCATGATCCATGA
- the LOC123053691 gene encoding DNA-directed RNA polymerases II, IV and V subunit 12: MDPQQPEPVSYLCGDCGAENTLKTGDVIQCRECGYRILYKKRTRRIVQYEAR, translated from the exons ATGGATCCACAGCAGCCGGAACCCGTCAGCTATCTGTGCGgag ATTGCGGAGCTGAGAACACGCTGAAGACAGGGGATGTGATCCAGTGCCGTGAGTGTGGCTACCGCATCCTCTACAAGAAGCGCACCCGCAGGA TTGTTCAATACGAAGCTCGCTGA
- the LOC123053699 gene encoding nascent polypeptide-associated complex subunit alpha-like protein 1 produces MTAETATQAELLRAVLEEQKLAAQGDEPVVEDDDDEEDEDDDDEDDKDDDVEGVDASGRSKQSRSEKKSRKAMLKLGMKTITGVSRVTVKKSKNILFVISKPDVFKSPASDTYVIFGEAKIEDLSSQLQSQAAEQFKAPDLSSVISNPEASTAVQEDDEDCDETGVEPKDIELVMTQAGVPRPKAVKALKSADGDIVSAIMELTN; encoded by the exons ATGACGGCCGAGACCGCGACGCAGGCGGAGCTGCTCCGCGCCGTTCTGGAAGAGCAGAAGCTCGCTGCGCAG GGAGACGAGCCCGTagttgaggatgatgatgatgaggaagatgaggatgatgatgacgaggatgacaaagatgatgatgttgagg GAGTTGATGCAAGTGGAAGATCTAAGCAGAGTAGGAGTGAGAAGAAGAGCAGGAAGGCCATGCTGAAGCTTGGCATGAAGACTATCACTGGCGTGAGCCGTGTAACTGTCAAGAAGAGCAAGAAT ATCCTGTTTGTCATCTCCAAGCCAGATGTATTCAAGAGCCCTGCCTCTGACACCTATGTCATTTTCGGTGAGGCTAAGATTGAGGATCTGAGCTCACAGCTGCAGTCCCAGGCTGCCGAGCAATTCAAAGCGCCTGATCTTAGCAGCGTCATCTCAAACCCTGAGGCTTCTACAGCTGTTCAGGAGGATGACGAGGATTGTGATGAGACTGGAGTTGAGCCTAAGGACATTGAACTGGTGATGACCCAGGCCGGTGTGCCTAGGCCCAAGGCTGTGAAGGCGCTCAAATCTGCTGACGGTGACATAGTCAGTGCTATCATGGAACTGACGAACTAG